The genomic DNA TGAGAAGAGGCCACGCCCGCCCGACACCGAGCCCGTCGAACGCGGACCCGTCGTCGTGCTCGCCGTAGCGATCGTCGCTCACGCGATGCCACGACGATCCATACGGCGTCTCCACCCCGAGCACATCGTCGACCACCCGCAGGGAGTCGCAGATGCGCGGATCGTCCGGTGCGCGAAGCCCGAAGCGCACGAGGGCCAGGACGTCCGGGGTCACCACCGCCTCCGCCGCCCCCCGCAGACGAAGCGGATCGAGAACAGGACGGGGGGTGCTGAAGGCGCGCTCGTCAGCGGGCGCGATGCGCACGTAGTACCCATCCACACCGACCCAGCGCGCCACGTCGGTGTCTCGCACGTATGCCCACGCGTCGATGCCCTCGTTCCAGATGTCAGCGGTCTCACGCAGGTATGCGGCATCCGATGGCTCGCCGTGGGCCTCGGCCATGTCGGCGGCCACGAGCAGCGCCGCCACCACCGCGGCGAGGGTGAAGGGGGAGGTGCCCGGATCGGTCTCCGTGCGATCGGCCTGGAGCACAGGACCGCAGCGCGCGATGAACGTGACCGCGCGACGCACCATGGGCCACAGCCGCTCGAGGGCGTCCCCCCCGTCGAGAATCCCGTGCCGCTGCGCGAGCTCGACCAGCAGGATGGTGAGTGCGGGCTCGTCCATCTGACCGTGGTTGAGCAGCGGCCGCCCGCTCGGAGTCGAGCTCTGGGCCCAGTGCCCCTCGCTCTCCTGCGTCGCGCAGAGGTAGTGCAGAACGCGGAGCGCCTCCGCGCGCGCACCCGCAGCGATGAACGCCCCTCCCGCCAGCGCCAGGTCGCGCGGCCAGACGAGATGGTAGTCACCGAGCGTGGTGCTGCCCTTCTCGAAGCCCCAGGGGATGGAGAGGCTCGGAATCACCGCACCGGGGAAGCGCTTGTCTTCGTGGACGCGAAGCGCCATGACGCTGCGCCGATACAGGTCGCCCTCACGCGGCGCCTGGCGATCGAGGGGAACGAGAGACGATTGCAGCTGCTCCCATCCGACGACATAGGTCTTGCACGCCGCCTCGAACCCATCGAGGAGGCTCTGAGAGACCTGCAGGGCCGCTTCCTCGGCGGTGGCGCCGAAGCCCAGGGCGATGTCCACGCCCACACGGGCCGCCTCGGCGTCGATCTCGCCCGTAAGGGCCACGTTGCCGTTCTCGGCACGCTCGTAGCGCCACTCCAGGCGCTTGTGACGATGCAGGTCCTGCCACCCGTCAGACACCCCGACGAACCCCACCGACGCTGCGGTCCAGGGCGTGCTGCACGCCACCGCCAGGGCGATGTCACCGCGCTGGGCGAAGAGCATGGGCACGCCGCGATGCTCCCCCACCCAGGCGTGGTTGTCGGCGCCGCTGTTGCCGATGTGGGGCGCCACCAGGAGATAGAGCCGCGCGGTCGAGGCAAGGTCGCCATGCGGGGTGAACCGTGTGCGCTGCAGGAGAACGCTGCGCCGTGGATCGCAGACGACCTGCTTGGTGATCTCGTACCGGCCGCTTCGGCATCGGTTGACGAGGCGATACGCAGGAACCCCGTCTGCCAGAGGCGTGACCAGGCTCTCCACGTCGCGCTTCTCCTCAGAGAAGAGCGCCGACCCGTCTGTGACGATGAGGCCCGCGTCGCGCAGGCACGCAACGTCGACCGACGGATGGTACACCTCGTTGAGGATGCCGTGGCTCAAGGTGAACCAGACGAGGCTCGAGTTCCAGAGCGCGGTGCCGACGCCCGTCTTGGCGGTGGAGGTCCAGCGCGGACTGCTGCCCGGCGCCCCTGGCGCGTGAGAGGTCATGCGCTGGTTCGCGTTCGTGCCTGCTCCGCAGCGCTCCTGCCCGCGACCCGCCTGCGCGTGGAGGGGCCAGGCGCGACCTCACGCCCGCCGCGCGCGCTACACGGGCCTCGCATACGAACTTCTGACGTCGCGCACACACACCGCTAACACGGCGCATATGCCGTGCTAACGAGACGTGCGTATGATGAGGGCACAACAGATTCAACGCAGGAGGTTGACAGAGATGATCTCGATCTGGGATGCCCACAAGGAGAACCTCTCGCTGCGCGATGCGATGAACCACCTCATCGAGCAGTCGTTCGTACCCGCCTCGCTGAGCCCACGGAACGGCGTGGCGCTCGACGTGACGGAGTCGCCAGAGGAGTTCGTGGTCCGCGCCACCGTGCCCGGCACGAGCAAGGACAACATCGACGTGCGGTTCGAGGGCGACACGCTCACCATCCGCGCCCGCCTGCAGTGCGAACCCGCCCGCGAGAACGAGCGGTTCCTCCTGCGCGAGCGGTTCAGCGGCGAGGTGAGCCGGAGCGTCACCTTCCCGGTCCGCATCGACGCGGAGAAGGCCGCAGCCGACTACAAGGACGGGGTGCTCACCCTGACCCTCCCCAAATCGGAGTCTGTGAAACCGCGGACGATCAAGATCGGCTGATCCAACCATCCCCAACGCCCCCCATACGAGGGGCAGACCCCTCCCCTCCCCGTGAAAAAGGGCCTGTCCGATGTGGACAGGCCCTTTCATCTCTTCACACCGAACCGCTCGCTCGGTGGACGATTGCGAGAAGCGCAGCCGAAAGCCGCACTTCCGGCAATCGTTCTGGGCGAAAACCGACCTCTTCGGCCGTTCTCCTAGAAGAGAAGTGCGTACTCGCTCTCCTTGCCGCTCTGGCGGACGCGCATCGACAGCCGACCATCGGCTCCGCGGCGCATCTCGACGACCCGATCGGAGTCTTCGTCGGCGAAGGTCACCACGTCGCCCTGACGGGTCAGGGTCCCGGTCATCACCAGACCGCCCACGGGCCAGAACGTCTCGATGGCCACGCGGACACGGCCCTCAGACAGCGATGTGACGCTGAGACGGGGCGACAGCAGATGATCGAGACGCACGCTGATCTCGGTCGACGTGCGCACGATCTGGCCGTGATCGGCCTCGTAGGGAGAGGTGGCGTAGCAGCGGAAGCTGCCGCGGGGGATCCAGCGGTCGGCGATGGCCTCGAGTCCGACAGCCTCAGCGGCGACACCGCCGCGGTCCAACGTGCCCACACCCTGGGCACGCTCGATGGTCACGGTCACTTTCTTCACCTCGCAGTTTGATGGGTCGTGACGCGGCGATGGTTGGAGCGTCGAACGCTCGAACGCCCCCAGGGACAGCCCACGAGACAAGCTCGCGACCCGTCAGGGATCCCTCTCCAGGCACACAACGCTCCCCAGTATAGCGGTTCGTCCCGCTCCTGTAAATAGGGGCCTCCATCGCAATGGCCCGCACGCCAGGCGGAGCCCTCAGTACCGATCTCCCACCGTCAGGTACACGTTCGCCACGCCGCTGCCCGTGACGGCGCCCTCGAGGCGAATCAGCCCGACGGGGCTCTGCACGTGCAGACCGACACCGCCCCCCGCACCGTTGCCCGGCTTTCCGCGCACCAGGCCGGGGCGACCGTGCACCTTGCCCTGACTGTCGAAATCATCGGCGAAATCGATGAACATCGCGCCGCGCAGCTTCAGATCGGTTCCGAAGAGGCTCGCCTCGCCGAGAGGGAAGCGATATTCGAGCGTGCTCTCGACAAAGCCCTGGGCCGCGCCGAGTGCACCCGCAGACCAGCCTCGCACCGAGTTGACCCCGCCCAGGGCGTAGGCGTCGTAGGGCGGAACGTCTCCGAGCGCCAGCCCGGACTGCAGGTTGAAGATGAGCGACTGGCCGTGACGTCCCACGTCGAAGAACTGGGTCCAGTTCCCGCTGAGACGGGTGGAGTGGATGGGGTCGGGACCGATGGGAAGGGTCTGATCGAATCCGAACCGCAGCTTGGTGCCCCGCGTGGGGAACTGGAGGTTGTCGAGCGTGCTGTAAAGCCCGACGACGCGAGCGCTCAGCAGCTGATCGGTTCCGTTCGGGCGCATCGTGAGCGGGTCACCGAGCTGATCGACCGGTGTCACCTGTCCGGTGAAGGCCCCGGACTGCACGGTGACCTGCCGGTATCCGAGCGCAGCCGCCAGCCGCAGCTCGGGAGAGAGGGGCAGTGCGTACTCCACTCCTCCACCGACCTGACAGGTCCACGGATGGGCGCCGCGCGGATCGAGAAGTCCCACTGGCACAGGGCCGCCCTCAAAGGCCAGCGTGCGGGCGCGCCAGGTGAAGACGTTTGCGGTGAGCACGCCAGGCCCGGACGCGGGGCGCCACGACCAGCTCAGGTCGGCGCCCAGCTGCGTGAGGTCGGCCGCGGCCTCGAGCAGGAAGCGCTGGGCGGGCGCGGGCCTGACCGCGAGGTACACGGGCAGGCTCACCGTCGACAGGCTGTAGTTTCCGGGCAGGAGCACCGGGATCCGGGTGGGACCGAAGAGCGCCGTGGGATCGGGCTCGAGGGTGCCGAAACCGAAGCCCTCATCGCTCCCGAGGTTCATCTGGCCTCCGGTGGGCCCTTGGAACTCTGACCGCGACGTGCTCGGTGGGCGCTCAGGCTGCTCGCCGCCCGCCTGTGCCGGAGGGGCGGCCTTCTTCCCCGCCTGGGCGCACACAGGCAGGGTGAGGGCTGACAAGATGACGAGCAGATGGAGCAGAGACGTCACGAGTGCGCGAAACCGCGGGTGCATTCTCGAATCCTCTCGTTGGGCAGTGAGCCGATGGTAGAGGCACAGCGCGGAGAAAGTCAATGCCTCGAAGGCAGACACCCATGCGACATGGTCTGATAGGCGTCAATCCTCTGCCGGATGTTAAAGAAACGTCAATTCCCTCTGTGGGGTCGGGGGTGTACGATGCAAGCAAGGAAGGCTGGGAGTGGACCGCGCGCCACGCCCATGGACAGGACGTGCCCGCATGCAGATCTCTCGCACATCGGCGCCGGCCAGGGCGGCACAGGCGCCCCCCGCGCCATCCCCCGCGCCCGCGGACGTAGCGGTGAGCAGCAACGCCCAGGACACCACGGTGCTGTCGAACGGCGCCGCTTCCGTCAAGAGCCAGACTGCCGCGCCCCTGCGCACCGCGAAGGTCGCGTTCAAGAAGAACCCGCCGCAGCCTGTCAGCGGTGCGTACGTCTATGCCGACAGCGACAGCAGGGTCCACGGCGCACTCCCCTTCGCCGCCGCAGCGAGCACCGTCGCCGTGTTCGAGAGCGCCCTCGGCAAGCCCATCACGTGGTCGTTCCACCGAGACCGTCTCGACGTGGTCCCGGATCGAGGACAGAACCTCAACGCCTTCTACGACGCCTTCGACGGGACGCTGAACTTCTTCCATGCGGTCGACCCGCGCCGGGGGCACACCATCTACACCGGCGACTCCGGTGAGGTGGCCTCGCACGAGACCGGGCACGCCATCCTCGACGCCCTGCGCCCGGGCTACCTGCAGTCGTTCGGCTACGACACCCGCGCCTTTCACGAAGCCTTCGGCGACGTCACGGCCATGATCATGAGCCTGCGCGACGAGCGCACCCTCGATCTGGTGATGGCACAGACCAACGGCGATCTGTCGAAGCCGAACGCGGTGGCCGCCATGGGCGAGCAGCTGGGCATGGCCATCAACCACAACGCGGGGCAGAACGTCACGGGCGGACCGTGGCTTCGCAACGCCATCAACACGTTCACCTGGGCCAGGCCCTCATCGCTGCCCACCATCGGCGGACCCGACCAGCTCGGCAACGAGGAGCACAGCTTCTCCCGGCTCTGGACCGGCGCCACCTACGACGTGCTTCGCGGAATCGTGAACCGCAGCACCGCAGCGGGAATGCCGGCGCGCGACGCGCTGCGGGCCGCGGGCGATGAGCTCCTCACCATCTACGTGAACCTGTTCAAGACAGCCCCCCAGGGCGAGTTCACCTACAAGGACATGGCCCTGGCCATGATCAAGGCCGACCGCAGCTACAACAGCGGTCGCAACGCCGACCTCATGACCCAGGTGTTCACCCGTCGCAAGATCATCCCCCGCGACGCTGTCGAGAGCCTGGTCACGGAAGCGCGCCCCCGCGAAGACCACGCGCCCCTCAGCGCCGACCCTGGCACGTTCGACCTGCAGGTGACGCTGCGAGGCGACGGGTTTGGCATGTTCGACGGGGCGGTGGTGGAGGTACCGATAGACGCCGACGGCGCGCTCACACAGAGCACCGAGGTGGGCGATCGGTTGCGCGAGAGCATGCGCGCGCTGATCGCCGCGGGACGCATCAAGTACACCGAACCCAACCAGAAGCTCGAGAAGCGTGACCTGTTCGACAGCGAAGGTCGGCCCTACGTCGGCGTGGTGCGGTGGCTCGACGGTCGCATGCGCATCGAGCGAACCGCCATCGCGAGCTGAACCACCGCGCTACAAGGTGAAACGCGGGTGGGCGGCGGGCGACCAGGGCAGCGTCTCGCCCAGCAGCATCTCCACCGCAGGCCGGGTGTAGGGCATGGCCGTGGGATAGACGTAGCCACGATGGGCCGGATAACGGCCCATCAGCTCGCGGTAGCGGTCGTACAGCGGCACCTCGCTCGCGTCGGCGTACGGTCGCGCCGTCTCGCGATAGACGCAGAAGTCCCACTCGATGGGCTGACGCGCGTAGCGTCCGAAGACGCGGCACGCGAAGGGCCGGCGCGCGTATACCGTGCAGCCGCTGGCCTGCGAGTAGAAGGGGCATGTGAAGCGAGAGAAGGCATGGCGGCGATCCGGCGCGTGCTCGTCGAAGCGCGACTGCGCGCCGACGCGTCCGAGGGCCGGCGTGCTCATGGCGTATGCATACTCGAGGTCGGAGCATGTCATGTAGAGCGGCGGCCCTTCGCAGCAGCGCCCGCACCCGGCACACGATCCGCGCGGCGTCGGCAGGTCGCGCGTCTCTTGCTCAAATGCGTCATAGAGCTGCTGCAGCTCGCTGAACAGGTCCTGTTGCGTCTCAGGGGGAAGCTCGAAGAACGACATGCCCATCTGTTCGCCATCGTGGCGCGCGTTCTTGCCTGGTCGCGCGCCCGCCGAGGGCAGATCGGCAGGAGAACGCACGCTCGCGCGAAGGAATCTCATCCATCGCCCACGCTGACAGAGAGGACCCGTCATGGCATTCGAACAGAACCTCATCACCGAGTGGCCCGACATCGAAGCCCTGCTGCGCACGGTGAGACGCGTGGCGGTGCTCGGAATGAAGACCGAGGTCCACGCCGATCAGGCGGCGTGGTATGTGCCCGAGGCCCTGGCCAGGGCTGGCGTCGAGATCGTGCCCGTGCCGGTGTACTACCCGGAGGTGACGCACCTGATGGGGCAGCCCGTCTATCGCAGGCTGGTCGACGTGCCCGGCGACCTCGACCTCGTCGACATCTTTCGTCGGCCAGCCGATGTGACGGGGCACGTCGACGATATCATCGCCAAAGGACCGCGCATCGCCTGGATGCAGTCCGGCATCCGCAACGACGAAGCCGCCGAGGCACTTGCCCGCGCGGGCATCAAGGTGGTGCAGAACCGATGTCTCATGGTCGACTACGGGCGCGTTGCGCGCTGAGCCTGCGCCCCTCAGCTGAGGGCGGCCACCACCGCCATGGCACGCGTTGTGACGTCGCCGATATCACTCACGGGGTAGTGATCGAGAACGAGCACCCCCTGCTCGAAGCGAACGCGCGAAGCCACGGTCTCATAGCAGACCACGACGCGTCGAAGCACCTGGGCGAGGGGCGGACGAGAAGCGTCGAGCCGCAGCGCCGCGAACGCATCGATGAGGGGTTGGAAGTACACCTTCTCCAGCGCCTCTTCGTAGTGCTCGGCGTAGGCATCGACGTCGAGACTGGCCCAATCGACCTCGACGTCGACCTCGAAGCCCGCGGCTTCGTCGATCTGTGCCTTCAGCCCGGGATAGCGGTGCTCCTGGAACGCGCGGATGGCGCGTCGCTCTTCCATACCCATGCCTCCCCGTTCCCTTCGACATCGCCGCGGTCCTCTCTCCCGCGAAACGCCCCTCTCTTCAGGCTGCGAGGCCTCGCATGCGCCTGACACGAGCGTGCCTGGCGAGCCTCTGCCTCGCTGCAGCCCTGACCGTCCTCGCACACGACGGTACCGCCGCGGCCCCCTCCGCTCGGAGCGCCGTCGCCCAGAGCGGTGGGGCAACCGCTGACGAATCCGCTCTCCTCGAACGCCTCGAGGGCATCGTGAATCGGCTGATCCCCGTTGTGGGCGGCGATGGAATCTACTGGCGCGTTCGCATGACCTCGAATCCGGTGCCCAATGCCTACGCCCTCCCGAACGGTCTCCTGGTGGTGCATCGCGGATTGCTGGAGAACCTCCCCGGCACCTCTCCCCTTCAAGACGACGAGCTCGCCTTCGTGCTCGCCCACGAGATGATGCACGTGGCACTCGGTCACGCCAGCCGCGCCGCCTCCGTCGACCGTGGCCTCTGGCGAACCCTGGCCAGGAGCGGCGTGAATCGCTCTCCGCTGGGCAATGTCACCGCGGCCGTGCTAAGACAAGGCGCATCGGCATCCTACTCGCGCGAGCTCGAGACGCAGGCCGATCACGAGGCCCTCCTGTGCGTGGCACAGGCGGGCTTCTCACCAGAGGCCGCGCTCACGCTCTTCGAACGCATGCAGCAGTTCGAGCAGACGCGCCCCGCCACGTTGCGCATCTTCCACACCCATCCGCGCACGGCCGACCGTTCGGCGAACGTGCGCGCGTGGCTGGACGCGCATCCCTCCTCTGGCAGCAGCCTGCTCGGCGGGAAGCCCCCACAGGCGTTGCCCGTCACCGTCGTGATGCTGGGCGACCGCGGGCTGGCCGACGCGCTCGCCCCGACCGCGGCGAACGCCGAGACCGAGCAGACGCGAAACCTGCTCGCGGAGAAGGTTCCACCGACCTGGACCGAACGTCTCAGCGCAGCCCTTGCCCCGATGCGCGCATTCACGAATCTGGTGATGCTTGCCCCTTCCGCCCCCCCGTTCGACCGGGACGCGCTGCTGCGTGACGCGGCGGCGCACCCGTCCACCCTCGTGCTGGCCCTGGCGCTGAACGACGTCAAGCAGACGAACATGCCATGGCCAGGGGGATGCGTATACGCGGTCCACGTGCGCTTGTCGGCGTTGCTCATCCGACCCGGCGACGGCCACGTCATCGATCGAATCGAGCTGCAGGCGTCGCGTGAGGCGACCCTGTCCGGACAAGGGGGGCAGACGCGGGAAGACGTGATCTCGGAAACCCTGGTCCGCGCCCTTCGCCCGATGGAAGCCTTGACGCGCAGCACCCTTCGTGCCTTGTCGGCATCGCCGAGGCCGGGCGGGGAAGGGCTGCCCTCGAAGCCGGCGCCCGCCGAGGAGATCGCACCGGCGACTGCGAAGCCCGCCCTCCCAGATCACGCGGGAGACGAGAGATGAAGCAGCGCGTCGCAATCCTTGGAAGCGGCAACATCGGCACAGACCTCATGATGAAGGTGCTGCGACGAGACGGCGCCCTCGAGATGGGGGCCCTGGTGGGCATCGACCCGACGTCAGAAGGCCTGGCGCGGGCCCGACGCCTGGGCGTTGAGGCCATCGTGGGCGGCGCGCAGGCGCTGCTCGACAGCCCCACGTGCCGCGACATCGGCATCGTCTTCGACGCCACCTCCGCGAAGGCCCATCACGCGCACGCCCCGCTGCTCACCGCGCGGGGCCTGCGCGTCGTCGATCTCACCCCCGCCGCCATCGGCCCCGCCGTGGTGCCGGTCGCCAACCTCGAGCAGCACCTCGACGCGCCCAACGTGAACATGATCACCTGCGGCGGCCAGGCCACCGTGCCGATGGTCTGGGCCGTGCGCCGCACCGGCGCCACGGTGGGCTATGCCGAGATCGTCTCGTCCATCGCCAGTCGTTCGGCTGGGCCGGGCACGCGGGCCAACATCGACGAGTTCACCGTGACCACGGCGCGGGCGCTCGAGACCATCGGTGGCGCGGCACGCGGGAAGGCCATCATCGTGCTGAACCCGGCCGAACCGCCCATCTTGATGCGCAACACCGTGTACGTGCTGGTGGAGGGCGACGCCGACATCGACGCGCTGCGTGCCTCCATCCGCGAGATGGAGGCTGCGGTGGCCGCCTACGTCCCCGGCTACCGCCTCGTGCGAGACCCCATCTTCGAAGACCGTCGCGACGACCCGGTGCGCGTGCCGGGCGAGCCCCCGCGTCGTGGGTGGAAGATCACCTGCCTGCTCGAGGTGCGAGGCGCAGGGCACTACCTGCCGGCGTACGCCGGCAATCTCGACATCATGACCGCCGCCGCCCTGCGCGTGGGCGAGCGCATGGCCGAGCGCGTCAGCGCCGCGGTCTGAAGAGGAACGACCGATGCTCATCGTCAACGACGTCACCCTGCGCGACGGAATGCACGCACTGTCGCACCAGTACTCGGTCGACCAGATGGTGGCCATTGCCCGCCGTCTCGACGCGGCCCGCGTTCCTCTCATCGAGGTATCGCACGGCGACGGCCTGAACGGCAACTCGTTCAACTATGGCTTCTCGGCCCACACCGAGGCCGAGTACATCACCGCGGTGAAGGCCGAGCTCAAGCACGCGCGGCTGGCGGCGCTTCTGCTTCCGGGCATCGGCACGGTGCGCGATCTGCGCGAGGCACGAGCGCTGGGTGTCGATACCGTGCGCATCGCCACCCACTGCACCGAAGCCGACATCGCCGACGAGCACATCGAGGCCGCCCGCGAGCTGGGCTTCGACGTGGCAGGCTTCTTGATGATGGCGCACATGATCTCAACGACCGAGCTGGTCGAGCAGGCGTGTCGCATGGAGTCGCGGGGCGCGCACTGCGTCTACGTGGTCGACTCGGCCGGCGCGCTGCTCATGCACGAGACACGAGATCGGGTGCGGGCGCTGAAGCAGTCGCTCGCCTGCGAGGTGGGCTTCCACAACCACAACAACCTCTCGCTGGGCGTGGCCAACACGGTCATCGCCGTCGAGGAAGGGGCCGATCGCGTTGACGCGTCGCTGGCTGGCATGGGGGCGGGAGCGGGCAACTGCCCCCTCGAGGTGCTCGTGGCCGTGCTCGCGCGAATGGGGGTCGAGACCGGCATCGATCTCTACCCGCTCATCGATGCCGCCGATGCCATCGTTCGCCCGCTGCAGACGCGCCCCGTGCAGACCGACGGCAACGCGATCATGCTCGGCTACGCGGGGGTGTACTCATCGTTCCTGCTGCACACCGAACGCGCCGCGAAGCGCTTCGGCGTCGATCCGCGCGACGTGCTGATCGAGCTCGGGCGCCGCAAGATGGTGGGCGGTCAAGAAGACATGATCGTCGACGTGGCCCTGCAGCTGGCCGGTCGTCGCGAGGGCGCCCCCGCGTCAGCCTGAGGCGCGCAGCACGCCCGCCAGAGCGTCGAGGGGCAGCCCGAACACGGTGTTCCCATCTCGTCCGACCATGTCGGTGCCGGCGAACAGGGCATTGACGATGGCCTCCTCAACGGCCTCCACCACCCCATCGAAGAGGGGGTTCAGCCGCGACTCGTCGACCGACTCTAGCAGGCGCGGACCCTGAGGCGGCGGGGTCACCATGACGTTGCGCGTCGAGAACGCCAGGGCGAAGTCGCCGCTGCCCCGATTGCCCTTGCCGCCCGTGCGGGCCACTCCGAGCCAGGCGCGCTGCGCCAGGCGCGAGAGAGCGCGGGCGTCGAGCGGAGCGTCGGTGGCGATGACGAGAATGAACGAACCCTCCGGCTCAGGGCTGCCCGCGCGATCAAGCGGCATGCGATCGGTGAGCAGGTCGCCGAGCGCAGTCCCCCCCAGCACGAGATCCTTGCGCCGCCCGTGGTTGTCGTTGATGAGCGCGCCTACCGTGTAACGTGCGCCATCGACATCGACCACCCGCGACGCGGTACCGATGCCGCCCTTGAAATCGTAGCAGGTCATCCCCGTGCCCGCTCCCACGGCCCCTTCGGCCACGGGTCCGCCGGAGGCCGTGTCGAGTGCGGCGCGCACGTGCTCGGAGGTGACGTGCCGACCGCGGATGTCGTTGAGAAAAGAGTTGTCGCACTCGCCCACCACGGGCGTGAAGACATCTTCCTCACGACCCAGGCGCGGATAGCGGTCGAGCATCCACGAGATGGCTCCGTCGAGCACACGCCCAATGCTCAGGGTGTCGGTCATGAGAATGGGCGTCTCGAGAAACCCCGACTCGTTCACCCACCACAGACCGGTCATCTCGCCGCAGCCGTTGAAGGCGGCCGCCGCCGCGGGCAGCTTGCGATGGAAGGGATCATCGCCCGGCGCGAGCACGGCGGTGACCCCGCATCGCGCGGCATTGCAGCCCTCGCCGTGAATCACGGTGACGTGCCCGACGCGCACACCGTCGACGTCGGTGATGGCATTGCGCGGGCCGGTCGGCAGGTCTCCCAGGCGAAGCCCCCACGCTCTCGCGCGCGGCCGGACCAACGGGGGCAACCCGTGCTCGCTCACGCTATGCGGGCTCGGGAACGTCGGGGGCGATCGACTTGATGGCGTCGACCACGTGATTGGCGATGCCGCGGTAGAGCGCGAGCTCATCGGCTTCTCGCTCGGGCAGCGGCGCGTCGATGAAGGTGCTCATGTCGAGGGGCTTGCCGATGAAGACCCGAACGGTCTGGAACGCCTTGGGAACCGTCATGCCCACGCCCAGCACGCGGCTCATGCCCACCATGCGCACCGGGATCACCGTGGGACGCGACTTGTAGATGAGCTTGCCCACGCCGGCCTTGCCCCGCCCGATCTCGCCGGTACGCGAGCGCGTTCCCTCGGGAAAGACCACCACGATGTTCTGCTTGAGCAGCTCGATCCACCCATCGACCTGGGCCATGTCGCCAGACTTGCGGTCGACAGGGAACGCCCGCAGGTGGCGCAGGAAGTGGCGGCCGATGACCCCCATGATGCGATCTTTCAGCTTGCGCGATCCGGGGTCACCGAAGAAGTTCTTTCGGTCGGCGAGCTGGATGGGGAGGAACTCGGGGCGGAAGAGCACCTTCGGCAGATACACGGCGCTCTCGAAGGCGAAGTTATCGAGGATCGAGTTGTGGTTGAGGCAGTAGAGCACATTCTCGCTGTGCTCGGGAATGTTCTCGGTGCCCTCGACCTGGGTGCGGTTGAGCAATCGGAAAAGCACGAACGAGCCTACCGCGGCCGCGCCAAGAGCCAGGCCGAACGCCAGCCCCCCCCGCACGCGACTGAACGCGCGAACCTCTGGGTCTGCCTGCGCTTGCGTATCTTCCACGAGTGTCTCGTCAGCCACGCCCTGGGTCATCGTCTTGCCGCCTCCTGTGCCATCACGCTTCTTCCCTCGAAGAGCCCCGGAGAGAACGCGTCAATTCTCCGTGAAGGCACACATGCCTTCATGCGATTCA from Pseudomonadota bacterium includes the following:
- a CDS encoding glucan 1,4-alpha-glucosidase, which encodes MTSHAPGAPGSSPRWTSTAKTGVGTALWNSSLVWFTLSHGILNEVYHPSVDVACLRDAGLIVTDGSALFSEEKRDVESLVTPLADGVPAYRLVNRCRSGRYEITKQVVCDPRRSVLLQRTRFTPHGDLASTARLYLLVAPHIGNSGADNHAWVGEHRGVPMLFAQRGDIALAVACSTPWTAASVGFVGVSDGWQDLHRHKRLEWRYERAENGNVALTGEIDAEAARVGVDIALGFGATAEEAALQVSQSLLDGFEAACKTYVVGWEQLQSSLVPLDRQAPREGDLYRRSVMALRVHEDKRFPGAVIPSLSIPWGFEKGSTTLGDYHLVWPRDLALAGGAFIAAGARAEALRVLHYLCATQESEGHWAQSSTPSGRPLLNHGQMDEPALTILLVELAQRHGILDGGDALERLWPMVRRAVTFIARCGPVLQADRTETDPGTSPFTLAAVVAALLVAADMAEAHGEPSDAAYLRETADIWNEGIDAWAYVRDTDVARWVGVDGYYVRIAPADERAFSTPRPVLDPLRLRGAAEAVVTPDVLALVRFGLRAPDDPRICDSLRVVDDVLGVETPYGSSWHRVSDDRYGEHDDGSAFDGLGVGRAWPLL
- the dmpG gene encoding 4-hydroxy-2-oxovalerate aldolase; this translates as MLIVNDVTLRDGMHALSHQYSVDQMVAIARRLDAARVPLIEVSHGDGLNGNSFNYGFSAHTEAEYITAVKAELKHARLAALLLPGIGTVRDLREARALGVDTVRIATHCTEADIADEHIEAARELGFDVAGFLMMAHMISTTELVEQACRMESRGAHCVYVVDSAGALLMHETRDRVRALKQSLACEVGFHNHNNLSLGVANTVIAVEEGADRVDASLAGMGAGAGNCPLEVLVAVLARMGVETGIDLYPLIDAADAIVRPLQTRPVQTDGNAIMLGYAGVYSSFLLHTERAAKRFGVDPRDVLIELGRRKMVGGQEDMIVDVALQLAGRREGAPASA
- a CDS encoding S58 family peptidase → MSSRSTAASPITWSTPSSRSPPTFPSPHSVSEHGLPPLVRPRARAWGLRLGDLPTGPRNAITDVDGVRVGHVTVIHGEGCNAARCGVTAVLAPGDDPFHRKLPAAAAAFNGCGEMTGLWWVNESGFLETPILMTDTLSIGRVLDGAISWMLDRYPRLGREEDVFTPVVGECDNSFLNDIRGRHVTSEHVRAALDTASGGPVAEGAVGAGTGMTCYDFKGGIGTASRVVDVDGARYTVGALINDNHGRRKDLVLGGTALGDLLTDRMPLDRAGSPEPEGSFILVIATDAPLDARALSRLAQRAWLGVARTGGKGNRGSGDFALAFSTRNVMVTPPPQGPRLLESVDESRLNPLFDGVVEAVEEAIVNALFAGTDMVGRDGNTVFGLPLDALAGVLRASG
- a CDS encoding CoA-binding protein, with protein sequence MAFEQNLITEWPDIEALLRTVRRVAVLGMKTEVHADQAAWYVPEALARAGVEIVPVPVYYPEVTHLMGQPVYRRLVDVPGDLDLVDIFRRPADVTGHVDDIIAKGPRIAWMQSGIRNDEAAEALARAGIKVVQNRCLMVDYGRVAR
- a CDS encoding YkgJ family cysteine cluster protein — encoded protein: MSGHSVMRFCSNAMTGPLCQRGRWMRFLRASVRSPADLPSAGARPGKNARHDGEQMGMSFFELPPETQQDLFSELQQLYDAFEQETRDLPTPRGSCAGCGRCCEGPPLYMTCSDLEYAYAMSTPALGRVGAQSRFDEHAPDRRHAFSRFTCPFYSQASGCTVYARRPFACRVFGRYARQPIEWDFCVYRETARPYADASEVPLYDRYRELMGRYPAHRGYVYPTAMPYTRPAVEMLLGETLPWSPAAHPRFTL
- a CDS encoding Hsp20/alpha crystallin family protein translates to MMRAQQIQRRRLTEMISIWDAHKENLSLRDAMNHLIEQSFVPASLSPRNGVALDVTESPEEFVVRATVPGTSKDNIDVRFEGDTLTIRARLQCEPARENERFLLRERFSGEVSRSVTFPVRIDAEKAAADYKDGVLTLTLPKSESVKPRTIKIG
- a CDS encoding acetaldehyde dehydrogenase (acetylating) — translated: MKQRVAILGSGNIGTDLMMKVLRRDGALEMGALVGIDPTSEGLARARRLGVEAIVGGAQALLDSPTCRDIGIVFDATSAKAHHAHAPLLTARGLRVVDLTPAAIGPAVVPVANLEQHLDAPNVNMITCGGQATVPMVWAVRRTGATVGYAEIVSSIASRSAGPGTRANIDEFTVTTARALETIGGAARGKAIIVLNPAEPPILMRNTVYVLVEGDADIDALRASIREMEAAVAAYVPGYRLVRDPIFEDRRDDPVRVPGEPPRRGWKITCLLEVRGAGHYLPAYAGNLDIMTAAALRVGERMAERVSAAV